The proteins below are encoded in one region of Winogradskyella helgolandensis:
- a CDS encoding THC0290_0291 family protein, producing the protein MTLKIKHLYIALVLLLSMQMSYSQSFSHEVGIIAGPIVYQSDFGERYDFETNTGNIGFGIGLVYYMNFDYLSSYYSYSRNNFFTNHFKVRAEISWNKTGLSHFGQWVDDDRTSTAADKLRAHTGEAQNFNIGAQLEYYPLTTRALSRGGDKFGPFVSLGAQYVMYNPGVSTTYGDENINDPNNFYPSWEPGSIDASNGSTWSIVGSVGVRYNLNAFSHLMADLRIQRFMNDETDGLDHQLDSNKTNDWLAWFNVGYIFMFD; encoded by the coding sequence ATGACACTAAAAATAAAACATTTATACATAGCTCTTGTATTGCTTTTATCGATGCAAATGAGTTACTCACAAAGTTTCTCCCACGAGGTTGGAATAATTGCTGGTCCCATAGTTTATCAATCTGATTTTGGTGAGCGTTATGATTTTGAAACCAACACTGGTAATATTGGGTTTGGTATTGGTCTCGTTTACTACATGAACTTCGACTATCTTTCGAGCTACTATTCTTATTCAAGAAATAATTTTTTTACGAACCACTTTAAAGTACGAGCTGAAATTTCTTGGAACAAAACAGGACTTAGTCATTTTGGACAATGGGTAGACGATGATAGAACAAGCACTGCTGCTGACAAACTAAGAGCCCATACAGGGGAAGCTCAAAACTTTAATATCGGAGCGCAATTAGAATACTATCCTTTAACCACAAGAGCATTATCTCGAGGAGGTGATAAATTTGGCCCATTCGTAAGTTTAGGAGCACAGTACGTAATGTACAATCCAGGTGTTTCTACAACATACGGAGACGAGAATATAAACGACCCTAATAATTTTTATCCAAGTTGGGAACCTGGATCTATAGATGCTTCAAATGGATCTACTTGGTCTATAGTTGGGAGTGTTGGAGTAAGGTATAATCTTAATGCTTTTTCACATTTAATGGCTGATCTAAGAATTCAACGTTTTATGAATGATGAAACAGATGGTTTAGACCATCAATTAGATTCTAATAAAACAAATGATTGGCTCGCTTGGTTTAACGTTGGTTACATATTTATGTTCGATTAA
- a CDS encoding DinB family protein, giving the protein MDFAFDVALKNRKLLKSFIENHTLEELNKVPKGFNNNIIWNIAHTVVTQQLLVYKLSGLPMVVSDEMIEDFKKGTKTERDLSQSEVDTIKGLLFSTIEKTKEDYHNKVFQTYNQYTVTTKSTLSNVEEAIDFNNFHEGIHLGYILALRKSL; this is encoded by the coding sequence ATGGATTTTGCTTTCGACGTCGCACTTAAGAATAGAAAATTATTAAAAAGTTTTATTGAAAATCACACTTTGGAGGAGTTGAATAAAGTGCCAAAAGGCTTTAATAATAATATTATTTGGAATATTGCGCATACAGTTGTAACACAGCAATTATTGGTGTATAAATTATCAGGATTGCCAATGGTTGTCTCTGATGAAATGATTGAGGATTTTAAAAAAGGAACAAAAACAGAGCGGGACCTGTCACAGTCTGAAGTAGATACGATAAAGGGCTTATTGTTTTCTACAATTGAAAAGACGAAAGAGGATTACCATAATAAAGTTTTTCAAACCTATAATCAATATACCGTGACTACAAAAAGTACACTTAGTAATGTTGAAGAAGCCATTGATTTCAATAATTTTCATGAAGGTATTCATTTAGGTTATATTTTAGCACTCAGAAAATCACTATAA
- a CDS encoding peptidogalycan biosysnthesis protein, whose translation MSLSSEIFKTVDAIPQAYWHGVNCCTNIYYSPEFLKAFELANTGIEFNYIFILKNKKAIAFANTQIVTIGIETITKNITITSEKIRRAVNNMFCNNEIRVLFCGNVFLSGEYGTFIKDDEDKVETFKAIAEGVRLLSKSSKRLMAVFVKDFKNESLAITNHLEAYDYAAMQVEPNMIIKLQPEWHSFEDYTNALKSKYRVKANRADAKSEALHAKLFSQEAIEVYKDALQELYQNTIDNADFNAQILNLDTYIHLKKTFKDQFIVKGYFLEEKLVGFLSAMQNDTHLDAHFIGIDYSYNKEFAIYPRILNDYVRLGIETKSTQINLGRTASEIKSTLGAEPEALTCYCKHKRYLPNQILKPFIKNVQIKSFKQHSVFK comes from the coding sequence TTGTCTTTATCCTCCGAAATATTTAAAACCGTAGATGCCATTCCACAAGCCTATTGGCATGGCGTAAACTGCTGTACAAATATTTATTATTCACCTGAATTTTTAAAAGCGTTTGAGCTAGCCAATACAGGTATTGAGTTTAATTATATCTTCATTTTAAAAAACAAAAAAGCTATTGCTTTCGCCAACACTCAAATCGTAACTATTGGTATCGAAACCATTACTAAAAACATAACCATAACGTCCGAGAAAATTAGACGCGCGGTAAACAATATGTTTTGTAACAATGAAATTAGAGTATTATTCTGTGGAAACGTATTCTTAAGCGGAGAATATGGCACATTCATAAAAGATGATGAAGATAAAGTTGAAACCTTTAAAGCTATTGCTGAAGGTGTAAGACTATTATCAAAATCATCAAAAAGACTAATGGCAGTATTCGTAAAAGATTTTAAAAACGAATCGCTTGCTATAACCAATCATTTAGAAGCTTACGATTATGCCGCCATGCAAGTTGAGCCTAATATGATAATTAAGCTACAACCAGAATGGCATTCTTTTGAAGATTACACAAATGCCTTAAAATCTAAATATAGAGTAAAAGCCAATAGAGCAGATGCGAAAAGTGAAGCTTTACATGCTAAATTATTCTCTCAGGAAGCTATTGAAGTGTACAAAGATGCACTTCAAGAATTATATCAGAACACTATTGATAATGCTGATTTTAATGCTCAAATATTAAATCTCGATACTTATATTCATCTTAAAAAAACCTTTAAGGATCAATTTATAGTGAAAGGCTATTTTCTAGAAGAAAAGTTAGTAGGCTTTTTGTCTGCCATGCAAAACGACACACATCTTGATGCTCATTTTATTGGAATTGACTATTCTTATAATAAAGAATTTGCTATTTATCCAAGGATTTTAAATGATTATGTTCGCCTCGGCATTGAGACAAAATCGACACAGATTAACTTAGGTAGAACGGCTTCAGAAATAAAAAGCACTCTTGGAGCAGAACCAGAAGCGCTAACGTGTTACTGCAAACACAAGCGGTATTTACCAAATCAGATTTTAAAGCCGTTTATAAAAAATGTTCAGATTAAATCTTTTAAACAACATTCTGTTTTTAAGTGA
- the gdhA gene encoding NADP-specific glutamate dehydrogenase → MRQKIDAFLAEVQARNSHEPEFLQAVQEVAESLIPYIAQNKLYRGKNILLRMVEPERLISFRISWIDDNGEIQVNRGYRIQMNSAIGPYKGGLRFHPSVNASILKFLAFEQVFKNALTTLPMGGGKGGSDFNPKGKSDDEIMRFCQAFMSELYRHIGQFTDVPAGDIGVGGREIGYMFGMYKKLKNEFTGVLTGKGPTWGGSLIRPESTGYGVVYFGQNMLKLKKETIKGKSIVMSGSGNVAQFAAEKAIELGAKVITLSDSGGYILDNDGIDKEKLEFVMDLKNVKRGRISDYVNQYPNAEYFDNAKPWSVKCDIALPCATQNELNEENAKQLVENGCMCLVEGANMPSTPEAIQVFQKAKLLFAPGKASNAGGVATSGLEMSQNSLRLSWTREEVDSRLKGIMEAIHDSCVHYGENEDGSVDYIKGANIAGFVKIADAMLAQGVV, encoded by the coding sequence ATGAGGCAAAAAATTGATGCTTTTTTAGCAGAAGTGCAAGCAAGAAATAGTCATGAACCTGAATTTTTACAGGCCGTTCAAGAAGTAGCAGAATCATTAATCCCATATATAGCTCAAAATAAATTATATAGAGGTAAAAATATTCTGTTAAGAATGGTAGAACCAGAACGATTAATATCTTTTAGAATCAGTTGGATTGATGATAACGGAGAGATACAAGTCAATAGAGGTTATCGAATTCAGATGAACTCTGCCATTGGGCCTTATAAAGGAGGCTTGCGTTTTCATCCTTCTGTAAATGCAAGTATTTTAAAATTCTTAGCTTTTGAACAGGTATTCAAAAATGCATTAACGACCTTGCCAATGGGTGGAGGTAAAGGTGGATCTGATTTTAACCCAAAAGGAAAATCGGACGATGAAATTATGCGCTTTTGTCAGGCTTTTATGAGTGAATTATATAGGCATATAGGGCAGTTTACAGATGTGCCAGCAGGAGATATAGGTGTTGGAGGAAGAGAGATTGGTTATATGTTTGGAATGTATAAAAAACTAAAAAATGAATTTACTGGTGTATTAACGGGTAAAGGACCAACTTGGGGAGGCTCTTTAATTAGACCTGAATCTACGGGTTATGGTGTGGTTTATTTTGGGCAAAATATGTTGAAACTAAAGAAGGAAACAATAAAAGGTAAGAGCATTGTGATGTCTGGTTCAGGAAACGTAGCTCAGTTTGCCGCAGAAAAAGCAATCGAGTTAGGGGCCAAAGTAATTACACTATCAGATTCTGGAGGTTATATTTTAGATAATGATGGTATTGATAAGGAAAAGTTAGAATTTGTAATGGATCTTAAAAATGTAAAACGTGGTCGAATTAGTGACTATGTAAATCAATATCCTAATGCAGAGTATTTTGACAATGCAAAACCATGGTCTGTAAAATGTGATATCGCTTTGCCTTGTGCAACTCAAAATGAATTAAATGAAGAGAACGCAAAACAGTTAGTTGAAAATGGTTGTATGTGTTTGGTTGAAGGAGCAAATATGCCTTCAACACCAGAAGCTATTCAAGTATTTCAAAAAGCAAAATTATTGTTTGCTCCAGGTAAGGCTTCTAATGCTGGTGGTGTTGCTACTTCAGGATTAGAAATGAGCCAGAATTCACTTAGATTAAGCTGGACAAGAGAAGAGGTAGATTCACGACTAAAAGGTATCATGGAAGCGATTCACGATTCTTGTGTGCACTATGGAGAAAATGAAGATGGTTCTGTAGATTATATTAAAGGAGCAAACATTGCAGGTTTTGTGAAAATTGCAGATGCTATGCTAGCCCAAGGAGTCGTATAA
- a CDS encoding acyl-CoA thioesterase, translating into MYKKQFEIRWSDVDANGHLANSAYTNFMSHARMAFFSEQGFSMPEIMKFNVGPVVFYEHMYYFKESFLGTPITVTIEVSGLSEDGMLFMFEHNFYNHKGENLAYCEMQGGWIDLKARKLTGLPEPLLELAHKFPKSESFKVLTKEDTRKHGVRPKAMKL; encoded by the coding sequence ATGTACAAAAAACAATTTGAAATTCGTTGGAGCGATGTTGATGCCAATGGTCATTTAGCGAATTCTGCTTATACCAATTTTATGAGTCATGCGCGTATGGCTTTTTTCTCTGAGCAAGGATTTTCAATGCCTGAAATAATGAAATTCAATGTAGGTCCTGTGGTATTTTATGAGCACATGTATTATTTTAAAGAATCATTTTTGGGCACTCCAATTACTGTGACTATTGAAGTGTCTGGGTTAAGTGAAGATGGCATGTTGTTTATGTTTGAGCATAACTTTTACAATCATAAAGGTGAAAACTTAGCCTACTGCGAAATGCAAGGTGGATGGATTGATCTAAAAGCAAGAAAATTAACCGGTTTGCCAGAGCCTTTATTAGAATTAGCTCATAAATTCCCAAAGTCTGAAAGTTTTAAAGTGTTAACTAAAGAAGATACAAGGAAACACGGAGTGAGACCTAAGGCTATGAAGTTATAA
- a CDS encoding YicC/YloC family endoribonuclease, with protein sequence MIQSMTGYGKSVLQLPTKKISIELKSLNSKSLDLNARMPSMYRAKELDIRKLIARSLVRGKVDFSLFVEITGEDTSSKINKTVVKEYIKQLKDVVDGDATELLKMAVRMPDAITTERDDIDEEEWSLISKEIDTAISNIVIYREDEGATLKKDFEDRIGTLRQLLEEVITMDPERIDGVRARLEKGIADIKEKVDENRFEQELVYYIEKFDITEEKVRLENHLDYFTQALDSEDSNGKKLGFISQEIGREINTIGSKSNYAPMQKLVVQMKDELEKIKEQLLNVL encoded by the coding sequence ATGATACAATCCATGACAGGTTATGGGAAATCTGTGCTACAGCTCCCAACTAAAAAAATATCTATAGAGTTAAAATCTCTAAACAGCAAAAGCCTAGACCTCAACGCTCGTATGCCTTCTATGTATAGAGCAAAGGAATTAGACATAAGAAAACTTATTGCCAGAAGCCTTGTTAGAGGAAAAGTAGATTTCTCACTATTTGTAGAAATTACAGGAGAAGACACAAGCTCTAAAATTAACAAAACAGTTGTAAAAGAATATATTAAGCAACTTAAAGACGTTGTTGATGGTGATGCTACTGAATTATTAAAAATGGCGGTTCGTATGCCTGATGCCATAACTACAGAACGCGATGATATTGATGAAGAAGAATGGTCTTTAATTAGTAAGGAAATAGATACAGCCATTTCCAACATAGTTATCTACCGAGAAGATGAAGGAGCGACATTAAAGAAAGACTTTGAAGATAGAATTGGTACTTTAAGACAACTATTAGAAGAGGTCATCACCATGGACCCTGAACGTATTGATGGTGTAAGAGCACGTTTAGAAAAAGGTATTGCTGATATTAAAGAGAAAGTAGATGAGAACCGTTTTGAACAAGAATTGGTTTATTACATTGAGAAATTTGATATTACCGAAGAAAAAGTACGATTAGAAAATCACTTAGATTATTTTACACAAGCCTTAGATTCTGAAGATTCTAACGGTAAAAAACTAGGGTTTATCTCTCAAGAAATCGGAAGAGAAATTAATACTATAGGTTCAAAATCTAATTATGCACCAATGCAAAAATTAGTTGTTCAGATGAAAGATGAACTCGAAAAAATTAAGGAACAATTATTAAACGTACTTTAA
- a CDS encoding cation:proton antiporter — MDYYSIATILIVLSAAFGYINEKFLRLPITIGLMVITIVFTVVLVGIAQFDDTLLVQEREFIALIDFETVLLDIMLSFLLFAGALHTNFNQLKVQRWPIMAFATVGVLVSTFLVGIAMFYVLKLMGLNVDFIYCLLFGALISPTDPIAVLGILKKAGAPKKLETKIVGESLFNDGVGVVVFLTIFAIAAKPDAAIEFSDIATLFGQEVIGGIVLGLFLGWITYRLMRSIDSYEIEVILTLAAVMGGTMLAHEFHLSAPLAMVTAGLIVGNDTVRNTAMSETTELYVDKFWELVDVLLNTILFVMIGMEMLVLSLDGKFIYAGLLAIPLILMCRYISLWLPIKFFEKRLDFVPKTNLIMTWGGLRGGISIALALSLTKDMHRELFLVITYVVVVVSIVGQGLTVGPIIKRLTKKVV, encoded by the coding sequence ATGGATTATTATTCAATAGCTACTATTTTAATCGTTCTATCTGCAGCCTTTGGTTATATAAACGAGAAGTTTTTAAGATTGCCTATTACCATTGGTTTAATGGTTATTACCATTGTATTCACAGTTGTTTTAGTTGGTATTGCTCAATTTGATGATACTTTATTGGTGCAAGAAAGAGAATTTATAGCCTTGATAGATTTCGAAACCGTTCTCTTGGACATTATGCTGAGTTTCCTGTTGTTTGCAGGTGCATTACATACCAATTTTAATCAGCTTAAAGTACAACGCTGGCCAATAATGGCTTTTGCTACAGTAGGTGTTTTGGTATCGACATTTTTAGTTGGTATTGCTATGTTTTACGTTTTAAAGTTAATGGGTTTAAATGTGGATTTTATCTACTGTTTATTATTTGGAGCTTTAATTTCTCCAACAGATCCTATAGCTGTTTTAGGAATTTTGAAAAAAGCTGGAGCTCCTAAAAAATTAGAAACCAAAATTGTTGGAGAATCATTGTTTAACGACGGAGTAGGTGTTGTAGTGTTCTTAACGATTTTTGCAATTGCAGCTAAACCCGATGCTGCTATTGAGTTTTCTGATATTGCAACCTTATTTGGACAAGAAGTTATTGGAGGTATTGTTTTGGGTCTTTTTCTAGGTTGGATAACCTACCGATTAATGCGATCTATTGATAGTTATGAAATTGAGGTTATATTAACCCTAGCAGCAGTTATGGGTGGTACGATGTTGGCTCATGAGTTTCATTTATCTGCACCTTTAGCAATGGTAACAGCAGGATTGATTGTGGGAAATGATACCGTTAGAAATACCGCTATGTCTGAAACCACAGAGCTTTATGTCGATAAGTTTTGGGAACTTGTTGATGTGTTGTTAAACACTATTTTGTTTGTAATGATTGGTATGGAAATGCTGGTTTTATCCTTAGATGGAAAATTTATTTACGCAGGTTTATTAGCTATTCCTTTAATATTAATGTGTCGTTATATCTCGTTGTGGTTGCCCATAAAGTTCTTCGAAAAGAGATTGGATTTTGTGCCAAAAACAAATTTAATAATGACTTGGGGAGGCTTACGAGGTGGAATATCTATTGCTTTAGCATTGAGCCTAACAAAAGATATGCATAGAGAATTATTCTTAGTTATAACCTACGTTGTTGTTGTCGTTTCTATTGTTGGACAAGGGTTAACTGTTGGGCCAATTATAAAGCGCTTAACAAAAAAAGTTGTTTAG
- a CDS encoding DUF3298 and DUF4163 domain-containing protein, with amino-acid sequence MKRIIPFLIFVIFLNSCTSEFKPATFDTISVEESYEAEISAVYSKATGSSDLSNAINTNVENAIIATLNTSENKTILTDVLKAFNEEYLSFKKDYAEIDEPAWELHIETELVYQSEDIITIAISTYEFKGGAHGNDKIKLLNLDAKSGKTLDINDFINDIDGFTTLAKAQFITSLEKNKDQLTIENFFFGEPFHLPENIGFSEEGLVLIYNVYEVASYDLGYTEFMIPFDDVEPYLKLN; translated from the coding sequence GTGAAACGCATCATTCCATTTTTAATATTTGTCATCTTTTTAAATTCATGTACTTCTGAATTTAAACCTGCTACATTTGATACTATTTCTGTTGAAGAATCTTATGAAGCAGAAATATCAGCTGTTTACAGTAAAGCAACAGGAAGTAGCGACCTAAGCAACGCCATTAATACTAACGTCGAAAATGCAATAATTGCAACTCTCAATACATCTGAAAACAAAACCATTTTAACAGATGTTTTAAAAGCCTTTAATGAAGAATATCTAAGTTTTAAAAAGGATTATGCAGAAATAGACGAACCTGCTTGGGAGCTTCATATTGAAACAGAGCTCGTTTACCAGTCTGAAGACATTATTACGATAGCTATTAGCACATATGAGTTTAAAGGTGGTGCCCATGGAAATGATAAAATAAAATTATTAAATCTTGATGCCAAAAGTGGAAAAACGTTAGACATCAATGATTTCATCAATGACATTGATGGCTTTACAACATTGGCAAAGGCTCAATTTATTACATCTTTAGAAAAGAACAAAGATCAATTAACAATTGAAAACTTCTTCTTTGGAGAACCGTTTCACTTACCTGAAAATATTGGTTTTAGTGAAGAAGGATTGGTCTTAATTTACAATGTCTATGAAGTCGCTTCCTATGATTTAGGCTATACCGAATTTATGATTCCCTTTGATGACGTAGAGCCTTATTTAAAGTTGAACTAA
- a CDS encoding arsenate reductase family protein — protein sequence MNKIYYLSSCNTCTRIINELNLPEGFQLQDIKTEPITEEQIAQMRALTDSYESLFSKRARLYKELGLKDKSLSEDDYKNYILEHYTFLKRPVILFNNQLFIGNSKKTVEAAKLSLHP from the coding sequence ATGAACAAAATATATTATTTAAGTAGCTGTAATACTTGTACTCGAATCATTAATGAGCTTAATCTTCCTGAAGGCTTTCAACTTCAAGATATAAAGACAGAACCTATTACTGAGGAACAGATTGCACAAATGAGAGCACTTACAGATAGCTACGAAAGTTTGTTTAGCAAGCGTGCAAGACTCTACAAAGAATTGGGATTAAAAGATAAATCACTTTCTGAAGACGATTATAAAAATTATATTTTAGAGCACTATACATTTTTAAAACGTCCTGTAATACTTTTTAACAACCAACTATTTATAGGTAATTCTAAAAAAACGGTTGAAGCTGCAAAACTTTCTTTACATCCATAA
- a CDS encoding cystathionine gamma-synthase, whose protein sequence is MKFNTKTIHGGQKPDAAYASVIPPIYQTSTFAQSTPGGHKGYAYARSGNPTRHALEKAFASIENGTHGLAFSSGLAAIDAILKLLKHGDEVISTNDLYGGTYRLFTKIYENFGIKFHFIGMQNADHIEDYINDRTKLIWVETPTNPMLNIIDIVATAKIAKQHNVLLAVDNTFATPYLQQPLDLGVDIVMHSATKYLGGHSDLVMGALIVKDKDLAERLYFIQNASGAICGPQDAFLALRGIKTLHIRMQRHCENGKAVAEYLAKHPKIENVYWPGFPSHPNHAIAASQMSGFGGMVSFTTKGNNYEEAINIVENLNVFTLAESLGGVESLAGHPASMTHASIPKQEREKIGVVDSLIRLSVGIEDEDDLVADLKQAIG, encoded by the coding sequence ATGAAATTCAACACAAAAACAATACATGGTGGTCAAAAGCCAGATGCTGCTTATGCATCTGTAATTCCTCCAATTTATCAAACATCTACGTTTGCACAATCTACACCTGGTGGACACAAAGGTTATGCGTATGCGCGCTCTGGAAATCCAACACGTCATGCTTTAGAAAAAGCTTTTGCAAGTATCGAAAATGGAACACATGGCTTGGCTTTTAGTTCGGGATTAGCGGCTATAGATGCTATTTTGAAATTATTGAAGCATGGTGATGAGGTTATTTCTACTAACGATTTATATGGCGGAACGTACCGTTTATTCACTAAGATATATGAAAACTTTGGTATTAAGTTTCATTTTATTGGGATGCAAAATGCGGATCATATTGAAGATTATATTAACGATAGAACAAAATTGATTTGGGTTGAAACTCCAACCAATCCGATGTTGAATATTATTGATATTGTAGCAACAGCCAAAATCGCAAAGCAGCATAACGTGTTGTTAGCTGTAGATAACACATTTGCTACACCTTATTTACAACAACCTTTGGATTTGGGTGTCGATATTGTTATGCATTCCGCTACAAAATATTTAGGTGGACATAGTGATTTGGTGATGGGAGCGTTAATTGTGAAAGATAAAGATTTGGCTGAACGTTTATATTTTATTCAAAACGCTAGTGGTGCTATTTGTGGCCCACAAGATGCGTTTTTAGCTTTAAGAGGAATTAAAACTTTACATATTAGAATGCAGCGCCATTGTGAAAATGGAAAGGCTGTTGCAGAATATTTAGCCAAACACCCTAAAATCGAAAATGTGTACTGGCCAGGTTTTCCTAGTCATCCTAATCATGCGATTGCAGCATCTCAGATGAGTGGTTTTGGTGGGATGGTATCATTTACAACAAAAGGAAATAATTATGAAGAAGCGATTAATATTGTTGAGAATTTAAACGTTTTTACCTTAGCTGAATCGCTTGGTGGAGTAGAATCGTTAGCTGGTCATCCGGCAAGTATGACGCATGCTAGTATTCCAAAACAAGAGCGAGAAAAAATAGGTGTTGTAGATTCACTAATTAGGTTGAGTGTTGGTATTGAGGATGAGGATGATTTGGTTGCCGATTTAAAACAAGCTATAGGTTAA